A single window of Halotalea alkalilenta DNA harbors:
- a CDS encoding heavy metal translocating P-type ATPase encodes MQQAIAPARHHWSLSLSGLSCGHCVQRTRQGIEAADPAASITTLDKTRLEIDTVLGRQELIATVEAAGYHARPVHEDELSKEPAAPAQPACGHGGMTEGDERSSMRREFEIEGMTCASCVSRVERALGRVSGVAHAYVNLASERATVELDAKVDDASLIRAVQDAGYSAKPLTANASEHQEARQREEQRSLHRALLLATVLSLPIVVLEMGGHLIPGLNDLLVATVGQHNLWLLQAILATLVLAGPGRRFFRQGIPALLRAAPDMHSLVAVGTGAAYLYSLISTLQPGWLPAGTANVYFEAAAVIVTLILLGRYLEIRARGRTSSAIRHLIGLRPRQGRIERDGVVTMLPIDQIETGMRVLVQPGERIPVDGVVLEGESFVDESMLSGEPMPIAKRAGERLAAGTLNQRGALIFRATEVGEGTLLAQIVRMVEEAQGAKLPVQALVDRVTLWFVPAVMGVALLTFFAWLLLAPAPSLGLAVVNAVAVLIIACPCAMGLATPTSIMVGTGRAAQLGVLLRRGEALQRLRNVRVVALDKTGTLTEGRPALTELEIVEGIDEARLLADLATVEVRSEHPIAQAIVAAAEARGLRRGTLERFESLTGLGVTAQVDGREIAIGTGRLLAKLGIDPAALDARATQLAETGKTPLFAAVDGRLAGVLAVSDPLKPSSREAIDGLHAHGIKVALVSGDNRRTCEAIAAQLGIDEVIAEVLPGGKVAAVERLRQRMGSITFVGDGINDAPALASADVGVAMGSGTDIAIESADVVLVNGQPRGILRAIEISRAVMRNIAQNLFWAFAYNVALIPVAAGVLTLFGGPLLSPELAAGAMALSSVFVLANALRLRRAAA; translated from the coding sequence ATGCAACAAGCCATCGCTCCCGCCCGACACCACTGGTCGCTGAGCCTCAGCGGGCTCAGCTGCGGACACTGCGTCCAGCGCACCAGACAAGGGATCGAGGCCGCCGATCCAGCGGCCTCGATCACCACACTGGACAAGACGCGCCTGGAAATCGACACCGTGCTGGGGCGCCAGGAGCTGATCGCCACGGTCGAGGCCGCGGGCTACCACGCCCGCCCTGTGCACGAAGACGAACTCTCCAAGGAGCCGGCCGCGCCTGCGCAGCCGGCGTGCGGCCATGGCGGGATGACGGAGGGCGACGAGCGTTCATCGATGCGACGCGAGTTCGAGATCGAAGGCATGACCTGCGCCTCCTGCGTATCCCGCGTAGAAAGGGCGCTTGGCCGCGTCAGCGGCGTAGCCCACGCCTACGTCAATCTCGCCAGCGAGCGCGCGACCGTCGAACTCGATGCCAAGGTCGACGACGCCAGCCTGATACGCGCGGTGCAAGATGCAGGCTACTCGGCCAAACCACTCACGGCCAACGCGAGCGAACACCAGGAAGCACGCCAGCGTGAAGAGCAGCGATCGCTACATCGGGCGCTGCTGTTGGCAACCGTGCTCAGTCTGCCGATAGTCGTTCTGGAGATGGGCGGGCATCTGATACCGGGCCTCAACGACCTGCTGGTCGCTACCGTCGGGCAGCACAATCTCTGGCTGCTCCAGGCGATACTCGCCACCCTGGTACTGGCCGGGCCCGGCAGGCGATTCTTCCGCCAGGGCATACCCGCGCTGCTGCGCGCAGCACCGGACATGCACTCGCTGGTCGCCGTAGGCACTGGCGCGGCCTATCTCTACTCGCTGATCAGCACTCTGCAACCAGGCTGGCTACCAGCGGGCACCGCCAACGTCTACTTCGAAGCAGCCGCAGTGATCGTCACGCTGATCCTGCTCGGGCGCTATCTGGAAATACGCGCACGCGGGCGCACCTCCAGCGCGATTCGCCACTTGATCGGCCTGCGTCCACGGCAAGGACGCATCGAACGCGACGGCGTCGTCACCATGCTGCCCATCGACCAAATCGAGACCGGCATGCGGGTGCTGGTCCAGCCCGGCGAGCGGATCCCGGTGGATGGCGTGGTGCTCGAAGGAGAGAGCTTCGTCGATGAATCGATGCTCAGCGGCGAGCCGATGCCGATCGCCAAGCGCGCAGGCGAACGGCTTGCCGCCGGCACCCTCAATCAGCGGGGCGCATTGATCTTTCGCGCGACGGAGGTAGGCGAAGGCACCCTCTTGGCCCAGATCGTGCGCATGGTGGAAGAGGCCCAAGGCGCCAAGCTGCCGGTGCAGGCACTGGTCGACAGAGTGACGCTATGGTTCGTTCCGGCGGTAATGGGCGTGGCGCTGCTCACCTTCTTCGCCTGGCTACTGCTGGCGCCAGCGCCTTCGCTGGGTCTTGCCGTGGTCAATGCAGTGGCAGTGCTGATCATCGCCTGTCCTTGCGCGATGGGACTGGCGACGCCGACTTCGATCATGGTCGGTACCGGCCGCGCTGCCCAGCTCGGGGTGCTGCTGCGCAGGGGCGAGGCGCTGCAACGCCTCAGGAACGTTCGCGTGGTGGCACTCGACAAGACAGGCACCTTGACCGAAGGTCGGCCAGCCCTGACCGAACTCGAGATCGTTGAAGGCATCGACGAAGCGCGGCTGCTTGCCGATCTCGCCACGGTGGAGGTGCGCTCGGAGCATCCGATCGCCCAAGCGATCGTCGCCGCCGCCGAAGCGCGCGGCCTGCGCCGTGGAACGCTGGAAAGATTCGAATCGCTCACCGGACTCGGTGTGACCGCACAGGTCGATGGTCGCGAGATCGCCATCGGTACTGGAAGGCTACTGGCCAAACTGGGCATCGACCCAGCGGCCCTGGATGCGCGCGCCACCCAGCTGGCCGAGACGGGAAAAACGCCGCTGTTCGCGGCGGTCGACGGTCGGCTCGCCGGCGTACTGGCGGTCAGCGACCCGCTCAAACCCAGCAGTCGGGAGGCTATCGATGGCCTCCATGCCCACGGTATCAAGGTCGCGCTGGTCAGCGGTGACAACCGCCGCACCTGTGAAGCGATCGCCGCTCAGCTCGGCATCGATGAGGTGATCGCCGAAGTGCTGCCCGGTGGCAAGGTCGCAGCGGTAGAGCGGCTTCGCCAGCGCATGGGCTCGATCACCTTCGTCGGCGATGGAATCAACGACGCCCCGGCACTGGCCAGCGCCGACGTCGGTGTGGCGATGGGCTCTGGCACCGACATCGCGATCGAGTCAGCCGATGTGGTACTGGTCAACGGCCAGCCACGAGGAATACTGCGGGCGATCGAGATATCGCGCGCGGTGATGCGCAACATCGCACAGAACTTGTTCTGGGCCTTCGCCTACAACGTCGCACTGATTCCGGTCGCCGCGGGCGTGCTGACCCTGTTCGGCGGGCCGCTGCTGTCTCCGGAGCTCGCCGCCGGGGCAATGGCGCTATCCAGCGTGTTCGTCCTCGCCAACGCCCTGCGCCTGCGCCGCGCGGCCGCTTGA
- a CDS encoding ABC transporter ATP-binding protein has protein sequence MNAPQHSPHPQEDNVPLLKVEGLCVDFALHTGAVNAVKDVGFTLRRGETLALVGESGSGKSVTSSALMHLLPDLAQVSGRAEFEGEELVSMPLKRMRRIRGNAISMIFQEPMTSLNPLHRVGKQIGEVLKKHRKAHGAAVRQRVLALLEQVGIPDPARRIDSYPHELSGGQRQRVMIAMALACEPKLLIADEPTTALDVTVQAQILELLKELQARLGMAILFITHDLNLVKRFADSVCVMRHGELVESGSVEEVFTNPRHDYTRMLLAAEPRGSKQPVEESAPVLLDAKDVRVRFATRKHLFRADEYFEAVRGIDLTVRRGQTIGIVGESGSGKSTLGRALLRLVESKGSIDFDGTDLERLDKSGMRPLRSRMQVVFQDPYGSLSPRLNVSEIISEGLKVHHPELNRRQRDQRVVEALEEVALDPRMRGRYPHEFSGGQRQRIAIARALVLKPEFLLLDEPTSALDRSVQVRVVELLRDIQRKYGLTYVFISHDLAVVRALADTVLVMKDGQVVERGPAERIFSAPREPYTQALLKAAFLNRANGPTPETLHRG, from the coding sequence GGTCGGCGAGTCCGGCTCGGGCAAGTCGGTGACCTCGAGCGCACTGATGCATCTGCTGCCGGATCTGGCTCAGGTCTCCGGCCGGGCGGAGTTCGAGGGCGAAGAGCTGGTCTCGATGCCGCTCAAGCGGATGCGCCGGATTCGCGGCAACGCGATTTCGATGATCTTCCAGGAGCCGATGACCTCGCTCAACCCGCTGCATCGGGTCGGCAAGCAGATCGGCGAGGTGCTGAAGAAGCACCGCAAGGCACACGGAGCGGCGGTGCGCCAACGCGTGCTGGCACTGCTCGAACAGGTCGGCATTCCCGACCCCGCTCGAAGGATCGACAGCTACCCGCACGAACTTTCCGGCGGCCAGCGCCAGCGCGTGATGATCGCGATGGCGCTGGCTTGCGAGCCAAAGCTCCTGATCGCGGACGAACCGACCACTGCGCTGGACGTCACCGTGCAAGCGCAGATCCTCGAGTTGCTCAAGGAACTGCAGGCTCGCCTCGGCATGGCGATTCTGTTCATCACCCACGACCTCAACCTGGTCAAGCGCTTCGCCGACAGCGTCTGTGTGATGCGCCATGGCGAGCTGGTCGAGTCGGGCTCGGTCGAGGAGGTGTTCACCAATCCTCGCCATGACTACACCCGCATGCTGCTGGCCGCCGAGCCGCGTGGCAGCAAACAGCCGGTCGAGGAGTCAGCGCCGGTGCTGCTCGACGCCAAGGACGTACGGGTGCGCTTCGCCACCAGGAAGCATTTGTTTCGCGCCGACGAGTATTTCGAGGCGGTGCGAGGGATCGATCTGACCGTAAGACGCGGCCAGACCATCGGCATCGTTGGCGAATCGGGCTCGGGCAAATCCACCCTCGGCCGAGCGCTGCTGCGATTGGTCGAGAGCAAGGGATCGATCGATTTCGACGGCACCGATCTAGAGCGACTCGACAAGAGCGGCATGCGGCCGCTGCGCTCGCGCATGCAGGTAGTGTTCCAGGATCCCTACGGCTCGCTCTCGCCTCGTCTCAACGTCAGCGAAATCATCAGCGAAGGGCTCAAGGTCCATCACCCCGAGCTCAATCGCCGCCAGCGCGACCAACGGGTGGTCGAGGCGCTGGAGGAGGTCGCTCTCGACCCTCGGATGCGCGGCCGATACCCGCACGAGTTCTCCGGTGGACAGCGCCAGCGCATCGCCATCGCGCGCGCCCTGGTACTGAAACCCGAGTTCTTGCTGCTCGACGAGCCGACCTCGGCGCTCGATCGCTCGGTACAGGTGCGCGTGGTCGAGCTGCTGCGCGATATCCAGCGCAAGTACGGGCTGACCTATGTATTCATCAGCCATGACCTCGCGGTAGTACGGGCACTGGCCGACACCGTGCTGGTGATGAAGGACGGCCAGGTGGTGGAACGAGGCCCGGCCGAGCGGATATTCTCCGCACCGCGCGAGCCCTATACCCAGGCGCTGCTCAAGGCCGCCTTCCTCAATCGCGCCAACGGCCCGACACCCGAAACCCTGCATCGAGGCTGA
- the thrC gene encoding threonine synthase, with protein MRYISTRGKAPALGFEDVVLTGLASDGGLYVPEDLPRLSHQELAEFAGLSYAEIAFRVMRPFVGGAIDDGTFKRLVEESYASFHHDAVVPLKQLDANHFLLELFHGPTLAFKDVALQLLGRLLDHFLAKRDERAVILGATSGDTGSAAIEGCRHCEHLDIFILHPYQRVSEVQRRQMTSVLADNVFNIAIEGNFDDAQAMVKASFADQAFLDGTRLVAVNSINWARIMAQTVYYVAAAVALGAPHREVSFTVPSANFGNLFAGYIAREMGLPIRQLVIATNANDILHRVISDNDFSRRELLATLAPSMDIVVSSNFERLLFFAYDRDTGAVDALLERFKHEPASLADAPLERLRALFSSYSVDDAEILETIRDAHARTGELLDPHTATGYRAAERCNRHPEVPMVTLATAHPAKFAEAVVKAGFTEVPLPEAMSDLLTREERYEVLPASLEAVQDYIARARR; from the coding sequence ATGCGCTATATCAGCACTCGCGGGAAGGCTCCCGCACTTGGTTTCGAAGACGTGGTCCTCACTGGTCTCGCCAGCGACGGCGGGCTCTACGTACCGGAGGACCTACCTCGCCTATCGCACCAGGAGCTGGCGGAGTTCGCCGGACTCTCCTACGCCGAGATCGCCTTCCGGGTGATGCGTCCCTTCGTCGGTGGCGCGATCGATGACGGCACCTTCAAGCGGCTGGTCGAAGAGAGCTATGCCAGTTTTCACCATGACGCGGTAGTGCCGCTCAAGCAGCTCGACGCCAATCATTTCCTGCTCGAGCTGTTCCACGGCCCGACGCTGGCGTTCAAGGACGTCGCGCTGCAGCTGCTTGGCCGGCTGCTCGATCATTTCCTCGCCAAGCGGGACGAGCGGGCGGTGATCCTCGGCGCCACTTCGGGTGATACCGGGTCCGCTGCGATCGAGGGTTGCCGGCACTGCGAGCATCTGGACATCTTCATTCTCCATCCTTACCAGCGGGTTTCCGAGGTGCAGCGCCGCCAGATGACCTCGGTGCTCGCCGACAACGTGTTCAACATCGCGATCGAGGGCAACTTCGACGACGCCCAGGCGATGGTCAAGGCGAGCTTCGCCGACCAGGCCTTCCTCGACGGTACCCGGCTGGTCGCGGTCAACTCGATCAACTGGGCGCGGATCATGGCCCAGACCGTCTATTACGTCGCGGCGGCGGTGGCGCTCGGTGCACCGCACCGAGAGGTCAGCTTCACCGTACCATCGGCCAACTTCGGCAATCTCTTCGCCGGCTACATCGCTCGCGAGATGGGATTGCCGATTCGCCAGCTGGTGATCGCCACCAATGCCAACGACATTCTCCATCGGGTGATCAGCGACAACGATTTCTCCCGGCGTGAACTGCTGGCGACGCTCGCGCCCTCGATGGACATCGTGGTCTCGTCGAACTTCGAGCGCCTGCTGTTCTTCGCCTACGATCGCGATACCGGTGCGGTAGATGCGCTGCTCGAGCGTTTCAAGCACGAGCCCGCCTCGCTCGCCGATGCGCCACTCGAGCGCCTGCGCGCGCTGTTTTCAAGCTACAGCGTCGATGATGCGGAGATCCTCGAGACGATTCGCGATGCCCATGCCCGCACCGGCGAGTTGCTCGATCCTCACACCGCCACCGGCTACCGCGCTGCCGAGCGCTGCAACCGTCATCCAGAGGTGCCGATGGTGACCTTGGCTACCGCGCACCCGGCCAAGTTCGCCGAGGCCGTGGTCAAGGCCGGCTTTACCGAAGTCCCGCTGCCCGAGGCGATGAGCGACTTGCTCACTCGTGAGGAGCGCTACGAGGTGTTGCCGGCTTCGCTCGAGGCGGTGCAGGACTACATTGCCCGCGCGCGCCGCTGA
- a CDS encoding single-stranded-DNA-specific exonuclease RecJ, whose amino-acid sequence MGDSGGAARVDYAAPRLVAREVDREVEAAALAAGLSPLQARLLGGRLCSPLHALDALISPSLRHLVHPGRLRDGARAAERIARAVAEGEHIGILTDYDVDGITSHVVILRTLVELFGVPRSRIHSLIGHRINDGYGISQPLVERTLALRPRPTLVISADCGSSDEPRIARLSAAGIDVVVTDHHALPIDGPPPSAYAVVNPSRSDCDYPDATIAGCMVSWLTMSLARSTLIEMGVLPAATPKLSAWLSYVALGTVADCVSLGDSAINRAVVTLGLSLINRMDEPCWRAMAERLGPDSLPFTAETLGFQMGPRINARSRLDDPYAALHFMLAETDDRARHQLELLDQDNQSRKVIEATMTEEAKRLAQAPLGRGARVLVIHLADGHAGVQGIVASRLVQAFGRPCFVLTPAAAPGQLSGSGRSIEGVHLRAALQRADELAPGVLERFGGHAGAAGIGLAASGFEAFRAAIEQAVDEQLGERELHPLILTDGELPLQALDLGLLDEIERLAPFGREFETPLFEGRFEVLGTRLVGADGCHLMLELGAGSRALKAIWFRAVTPGEAVPFGAGARVRCAFKPSRNRYRGRESLQLMIEHAELQY is encoded by the coding sequence GTGGGCGATAGCGGGGGCGCTGCGCGGGTCGACTATGCCGCGCCGCGGCTGGTCGCGCGCGAGGTCGATCGTGAAGTCGAGGCGGCGGCGCTCGCCGCCGGCCTGAGCCCGCTGCAGGCGCGACTGCTCGGCGGCAGGCTCTGCTCGCCGCTGCATGCGCTCGATGCGCTGATTTCACCGAGCCTGCGCCATCTCGTCCACCCTGGGCGGCTGCGCGACGGCGCGCGCGCGGCCGAGCGGATCGCCCGCGCGGTGGCCGAGGGTGAGCATATCGGCATACTCACCGACTACGACGTCGATGGCATCACCTCCCATGTGGTGATCCTGCGCACCCTGGTCGAGCTGTTCGGGGTGCCGCGTTCGCGCATCCATAGCCTGATTGGGCATCGGATCAACGATGGCTACGGGATCTCGCAGCCGCTGGTGGAGCGTACCCTCGCACTCAGGCCCAGGCCGACGCTGGTGATCAGCGCCGACTGCGGTTCATCGGACGAGCCGCGCATCGCTCGGCTCAGCGCCGCGGGGATCGACGTGGTAGTCACCGACCATCACGCCCTGCCGATCGATGGGCCGCCGCCTTCGGCCTACGCGGTGGTCAACCCGTCCAGAAGCGACTGCGATTACCCCGATGCCACCATCGCCGGCTGCATGGTCTCCTGGCTGACCATGTCGCTGGCGCGCTCGACGCTGATCGAGATGGGCGTGCTGCCCGCGGCGACGCCGAAGCTCTCGGCCTGGCTCTCCTATGTCGCACTCGGCACCGTGGCCGATTGCGTTTCTCTTGGCGACAGTGCGATCAATCGCGCGGTGGTGACCCTGGGGCTCTCGCTGATCAATCGCATGGATGAACCCTGTTGGCGGGCGATGGCCGAACGTCTCGGCCCCGACAGCCTGCCGTTCACCGCCGAGACCCTGGGCTTTCAGATGGGGCCGAGGATCAACGCCCGCTCACGGCTCGATGATCCCTATGCGGCATTGCACTTCATGCTCGCTGAGACCGACGATCGCGCGCGGCACCAGCTCGAACTGCTCGACCAGGACAACCAGTCGCGCAAGGTGATCGAAGCCACCATGACCGAGGAGGCGAAGCGGCTGGCCCAAGCGCCACTCGGCCGCGGTGCCAGGGTGCTGGTGATCCATCTCGCCGATGGGCATGCCGGCGTTCAGGGCATCGTCGCCTCGCGTCTGGTCCAGGCGTTCGGCCGTCCGTGCTTCGTGCTCACCCCGGCCGCTGCGCCGGGGCAGCTCTCCGGCTCGGGGCGCTCGATCGAGGGAGTGCATTTGCGTGCCGCGCTGCAGCGCGCTGACGAGTTGGCGCCTGGAGTACTCGAGCGTTTCGGCGGGCACGCCGGCGCAGCGGGAATCGGGCTTGCTGCTTCCGGGTTCGAGGCTTTTCGCGCGGCGATCGAGCAAGCCGTGGACGAGCAGCTGGGGGAGCGCGAGCTGCACCCGCTGATTCTCACCGACGGGGAGTTGCCGCTACAGGCGCTCGATCTTGGGCTGCTCGATGAGATCGAGCGTCTCGCACCCTTCGGCCGCGAGTTCGAGACGCCGCTGTTCGAGGGCCGGTTCGAGGTACTTGGCACCCGGCTGGTGGGCGCCGATGGCTGCCACTTGATGCTCGAGCTCGGCGCGGGTTCGCGCGCGCTCAAGGCGATCTGGTTTCGCGCGGTAACGCCCGGCGAGGCGGTGCCTTTCGGCGCAGGCGCCCGCGTGCGCTGCGCCTTCAAGCCTTCACGCAACCGTTACCGCGGGCGCGAATCTCTGCAGTTGATGATCGAGCACGCTGAACTTCAGTACTGA
- a CDS encoding porin, whose translation MQRSAHRQIFKHSAIAVAVGLASMATVERAAAFTAFETPNNRFVINGRIAGSYDWNDGGSDEDNFNNAGSRINLVYEHYFADDWTALARTEWGFDPFFQHGDDNHTKRHLYVGLSNPTYGTVTVGKQYSVMYDLVDVYTDQPWLYTDYTSQTWMGYAGDWLGMQRPDRSIKYVVDVGDWTLGAMYGTSRGDIDSDLVGVNGSELVYADRGAEREYFAQLAFNYRLGYDVTLFAGYNYARISESGYTASEGVVNDTYEDDPNVNNWEVGFNWAPGNWYISALGGESRNLIATDRQGGVMQSARNYDTFAGYTFPGALGEIGDLQLYGQYSYAKDNDGDARMDRKIFGVAAITFNEQLIIALEHMIMDDKSDTGADAYDNDVTGILVRYNY comes from the coding sequence ATGCAGCGTTCAGCACATCGACAGATCTTCAAGCACAGCGCCATCGCCGTCGCCGTCGGCCTTGCCTCGATGGCAACCGTCGAACGCGCGGCCGCCTTCACCGCCTTCGAAACGCCCAACAACCGTTTCGTGATCAACGGCCGTATCGCTGGCAGCTATGACTGGAATGACGGCGGCAGCGATGAAGACAACTTCAACAACGCCGGCTCGCGTATCAACCTGGTCTATGAGCACTACTTCGCCGATGACTGGACCGCGCTGGCGCGCACCGAATGGGGCTTCGACCCGTTCTTCCAACACGGTGACGACAACCATACCAAGCGCCACCTCTATGTCGGCCTGAGCAACCCCACCTACGGTACCGTCACCGTTGGTAAGCAGTATTCGGTCATGTATGACCTGGTCGACGTCTACACTGACCAACCGTGGCTCTATACCGACTACACCTCCCAGACCTGGATGGGCTACGCCGGCGACTGGCTCGGCATGCAGCGCCCTGACCGTTCGATCAAGTACGTCGTCGACGTGGGTGACTGGACCCTGGGTGCGATGTACGGCACCTCCCGCGGCGACATCGACAGCGATCTGGTCGGCGTGAATGGCAGCGAGCTCGTCTACGCCGACCGTGGCGCCGAGCGCGAGTACTTCGCTCAGCTGGCGTTCAACTACCGGCTGGGCTACGACGTCACCCTGTTCGCCGGCTACAACTACGCGCGCATCAGCGAAAGCGGCTATACCGCCTCGGAAGGCGTAGTGAATGACACTTACGAAGACGATCCCAACGTCAACAACTGGGAAGTCGGCTTCAACTGGGCGCCGGGCAACTGGTACATCTCCGCACTCGGCGGCGAGTCGCGCAACCTCATCGCCACCGACCGTCAGGGCGGCGTGATGCAGTCCGCGCGCAACTACGACACCTTCGCCGGCTATACCTTCCCGGGCGCGCTGGGTGAAATCGGCGACCTGCAGCTCTACGGCCAGTACAGCTACGCCAAGGACAACGACGGCGATGCTCGCATGGATCGCAAGATCTTCGGCGTAGCCGCGATCACCTTCAACGAGCAGCTGATCATCGCCCTCGAGCACATGATCATGGATGACAAGTCGGATACCGGCGCTGACGCCTATGACAACGACGTCACCGGCATCCTGGTCCGCTACAACTACTGA
- a CDS encoding porin gives MHNATSHARHTFKLSLLAVAIGAASFSAIEQASAFTAYEDANNRFIINGRIAGNYTWNRGGVDGEDNFKNQASRINLVYEHYFADDWTALARTEWGFDPFFENGDDNHTKRHQYVGVKHPVYGTVLLGQQWSIYYDMVGIMTDQLWVYGAEAQGSFNGNMGNGFQGLSRPNQSISYRNTWDDLTWGLMYGTSTGENKSDLVGFDSVTGNPEYVSRGGERRYFAQTALSWKASEDLTLAAAYNYSRIEQHYVTSDAGQVTEDPNVNAWLLGASWTPGNWYLAVTAGEQRNLRGQGNGAYQSARGYEGVARYTFPELTSFGDVQLYSAVNRYEDKDTSQRASYYVLGTALVAFDSKLILALEHRFNDNKTASGSNTTADKDSTALLVRYNY, from the coding sequence ATGCATAACGCAACATCCCACGCACGCCATACTTTCAAACTCAGCCTGCTCGCCGTCGCCATCGGCGCCGCTTCCTTCAGCGCCATCGAACAGGCTTCGGCCTTCACCGCCTACGAAGACGCCAACAACCGCTTCATCATCAACGGTCGTATCGCCGGCAACTACACCTGGAACCGCGGCGGCGTCGACGGTGAAGACAACTTCAAGAACCAGGCCTCGCGTATCAACCTGGTTTACGAACACTACTTCGCCGATGACTGGACCGCGCTTGCGCGCACCGAATGGGGCTTCGATCCCTTCTTCGAGAATGGCGACGACAACCACACCAAGCGCCACCAGTACGTCGGCGTCAAGCATCCGGTCTACGGGACCGTACTGCTTGGCCAGCAGTGGTCGATCTACTACGACATGGTCGGCATCATGACCGACCAACTGTGGGTCTATGGCGCCGAGGCGCAGGGCTCGTTCAATGGCAACATGGGTAACGGCTTCCAGGGCCTGAGCCGTCCGAACCAGTCGATCTCCTATCGCAACACCTGGGACGACCTGACCTGGGGCCTGATGTACGGTACCTCGACCGGCGAGAACAAATCCGATCTCGTCGGTTTCGACTCCGTTACCGGCAACCCCGAGTACGTCAGCCGCGGCGGCGAGCGCCGGTACTTCGCCCAGACCGCGTTGAGCTGGAAAGCCAGTGAGGACCTGACCCTGGCCGCGGCCTATAACTACAGCCGCATCGAGCAGCACTACGTCACCAGCGACGCGGGCCAGGTCACCGAAGACCCCAACGTCAACGCTTGGCTGCTCGGTGCCAGCTGGACCCCGGGCAACTGGTACCTCGCTGTGACCGCCGGCGAGCAGCGCAACCTGCGCGGCCAGGGTAATGGGGCCTACCAGAGCGCGCGCGGCTATGAAGGCGTGGCGAGGTACACTTTCCCCGAACTTACGAGCTTCGGCGACGTCCAGCTCTACAGCGCCGTCAACCGCTACGAGGACAAGGACACCAGCCAGCGCGCGAGCTACTACGTGCTGGGTACCGCCTTGGTCGCCTTCGATAGCAAGCTGATCCTGGCGCTCGAGCATCGGTTCAACGACAACAAGACCGCCAGTGGCAGCAACACCACCGCAGACAAGGATTCAACCGCTCTGCTGGTCCGCTACAACTACTAA
- a CDS encoding MerR family transcriptional regulator: MKVSELARRAEVTAETVRHYVREGLLEPARDPHNNYQLFDEGALGRLRFILRARTLGFSLKEIRDIVAHADQGDSPCPLVRDMLSARLPEVQARIRELQSLAERMEQALTAWSTMPDGSPDGHTICQLIEHWNEGADDCCPSRVEKQHAQEASH; encoded by the coding sequence ATGAAAGTCAGCGAATTGGCGCGTCGCGCCGAAGTGACCGCCGAAACGGTCCGTCACTATGTCCGCGAAGGCCTGCTCGAACCAGCGCGAGACCCTCATAACAACTATCAGCTGTTCGACGAAGGCGCGCTCGGTCGACTGCGCTTCATCCTTCGCGCGCGCACCCTGGGGTTCAGCCTCAAGGAGATCCGCGACATCGTCGCTCACGCAGACCAAGGTGATTCACCCTGCCCGCTGGTCCGCGACATGCTCAGCGCTCGCCTGCCTGAAGTCCAAGCGCGCATTCGTGAACTGCAAAGCCTCGCCGAACGAATGGAGCAGGCGCTCACCGCCTGGTCGACCATGCCCGACGGCTCACCCGACGGACACACCATCTGCCAGCTGATCGAGCACTGGAACGAAGGCGCGGACGACTGCTGTCCGTCTCGAGTGGAGAAGCAGCACGCGCAAGAAGCCTCCCACTGA